Proteins from one Deltaproteobacteria bacterium genomic window:
- a CDS encoding N-acetylmuramoyl-L-alanine amidase, whose product MANRPEIIVIHHSAGYDHPVIDNWEGIRTFHKDVRGFRDIGYHYGIELVNRRPVVRHGRQPYESGAHAPGSNSRSLGICVLGDYSERPPDNETLLVLLDLVWSLMLAFNIPADQVFGHWEVMRPGYTECPGATFPLAEIKRWIVSTHLLRSA is encoded by the coding sequence ATGGCGAACAGGCCAGAAATAATCGTCATCCACCACAGCGCCGGATATGATCACCCGGTCATTGATAACTGGGAAGGCATCCGAACCTTTCACAAGGATGTTCGCGGCTTTCGGGACATCGGCTATCATTACGGTATCGAACTGGTCAACCGAAGACCGGTGGTCAGACACGGGCGGCAGCCCTATGAGAGCGGGGCGCATGCCCCTGGCTCCAACAGCAGGAGCCTGGGCATCTGCGTGCTCGGGGACTATTCGGAAAGGCCGCCGGACAACGAAACCCTGCTCGTGCTCCTGGACCTGGTCTGGTCCCTGATGTTGGCCTTTAATATTCCGGCTGACCAAGTCTTCGGTCATTGGGAGGTCATGCGGCCGGGATACACCGAGTGTCCTGGAGCGACCTTCCCTCTGGCTGAAATAAAGCGCTGGATCGTTTCAACCCATTTATTGAGAAGCGCTTGA